A stretch of Prunus dulcis chromosome 6, ALMONDv2, whole genome shotgun sequence DNA encodes these proteins:
- the LOC117631025 gene encoding zinc finger CCCH domain-containing protein 66 — protein MCSGSKRKPSSTDLIMEREKQEGMRYSFSILLELSASDDLDGFKRAVEEEGHDVDEASYWYGRLIGSKKMGFEERTPLMIAAMFGSKNVLNYILQTCLVDVNRACGSDRATALHCAAAGGSPSSAEVVKLLLATSADASSLDANGNQAGDLIAPAYSSTFNSRKKALEVMLKGVPSIDEPFDFSEQMVYETEGQEQQEITTPRASKDGTEKKEYPIDLSLPDIKNGIYSTDEFRMYTFKVKPCSRAYSHDWTECPFVHPGENARRRDPRKYHYSCVPCPEFRKGACRQGDACEYAHGIFECWLHPAQYRTRICKDETGCTRRVCFFAHKPEELRPLYASTGSAVPSPRSFSANASSLDMGSISPLSLNSPSMLIPPASTPPMTPSGASSPRSGNMWQNQPNIAPPMLQLPGSRLKSTLSARDMDLDIEVLSLESHRRRQQRLIDEISGSPSSWNTGLSSPSAFAASGNRTGELNRIGGVNPTNLDDIFGSLDPAILPQYNGPASQLHSPTGIQMRQNMNLQPRPSYSASLSSSPVRASPLFGADASSAAAVFSSRSAAFAKRSQSFIERSAGNRNPGFSSPADSGTLMPSNISDWGSPGGKLDWGMQGEELNKLRKSASFGFRSSNAPTMMPGTADEPDVSWVQSLVKDAPPPSQLGQFGFEDQQLPQCHPNNGGPEMLPAWVEQLYLEQEQMVA, from the coding sequence ATGTGCAGTGGTTCCAAGAGGAAACCTTCTTCCACTGACTTGATCATGGAGCGTGAGAAACAAGAAGGGATGCGGTatagtttttcaattttgcttGAATTATCGGCCTCCGATGATCTAGATGGGTTTAAAAGGGCTGTAGAAGAAGAGGGTCATGATGTTGATGAGGCAAGTTATTGGTATGGAAGGCTAATTGGCTCAAAGAAGATGGGGTTTGAAGAGAGGACACCGCTCATGATTGCCGCTATGTTTGGTAGCAAGAACGTGCTGAATTATATTCTCCAAACATGTCTTGTTGATGTTAATAGAGCCTGTGGTTCAGATAGAGCCACGGCTCTTCACTGTGCTGCTGCTGGTGGCTCACCTTCTTCAGCTGAGGTTGTCAAGCTCTTGCTTGCTACTTCTGCTGATGCAAGTTCTCTTGATGCTAATGGAAACCAAGCAGGTGACTTGATTGCACCTGCTTATAGTTCGACCTTCAATTCAAGGAAGAAAGCTTTGGAGGTAATGCTCAAGGGTGTTCCCAGTATAGATGAACCTTTTGACTTTTCGGAGCAAATGGTTTATGAAACAGAAGGGCAAGAACAGCAAGAGATTACAACTCCTCGTGCTTCGAAGGATGGAACAGAGAAGAAAGAGTATCCGATTGATCTTTCACTTCCAGACATCAAGAACGGAATTTATAGCACAGATGAGTTTAGAATGTATACTTTCAAGGTCAAGCCTTGCTCAAGGGCTTATTCACATGACTGGACAGAGTGCCCGTTTGTCCACCCAGGGGAAAACGCAAGGCGGCGTGATCCAAGGAAATATCATTATAGCTGTGTTCCTTGCCCGGAGTTCAGAAAGGGGGCCTGCAGGCAGGGAGATGCTTGTGAGTATGCACATGGTATTTTTGAATGTTGGCTTCACCCTGCCCAGTACCGCACCCGTATTTGCAAGGATGAGACTGGATGCACTAGAAGGGTCTGTTTCTTTGCTCACAAGCCAGAAGAACTCCGTCCCTTGTATGCTTCGACAGGTTCTGCTGTGCCGTCTCCGAGATCATTCTCAGCCAATGCTTCTTCTCTGGACATGGGTTCAATTAGCCCACTTTCCCTCAATTCTCCATCTATGTTAATTCCTCCTGCTTCAACTCCACCGATGACTCCGTCGGGAGCCTCTTCTCCTAGGAGTGGAAACATGTGGCAAAACCAGCCAAACATCGCACCTCCCATGTTGCAGCTTCCCGGTAGCAGGTTGAAATCTACCCTAAGTGCTAGAGATATGGATTTAGACATTGAAGTACTTAGTCTAGAAAGTCATCGCCGCAGGCAGCAGCGCTTGATAGATGAGATATCTGGTTCCCCATCCAGCTGGAACACTGGCTTATCTTCTCCTTCAGCCTTTGCTGCCTCCGGGAATCGAACGGGGGAGTTGAATAGGATAGGAGGAGTGAACCCTACTAACCTTGATGATATTTTTGGATCTCTAGATCCTGCAATTTTGCCTCAATATAATGGGCCAGCATCCCAGTTACATTCTCCAACTGGGATCCAGATGCGCCAAAACATGAACCTGCAGCCCCGTCCCAGCTACTCAGCCAGCCTCTCATCCTCTCCTGTGAGGGCTTCTCCATTGTTTGGAGCTGATGCATCTAGTGCAGCTGCTGTTTTTAGTTCAAGGTCAGCTGCATTTGCAAAGCGGAGTCAGAGCTTCATTGAGCGTAGTGCTGGCAACCGTAATCCGGGGTTTTCTTCACCTGCCGATTCTGGAACTTTAATGCCCTCAAACATTTCAGATTGGGGCTCTCCTGGTGGCAAATTAGACTGGGGTATGCAGGGGGAAGAGCTGAACAAGCTGAGGAAATCTGCTTCTTTTGGATTCCGAAGCTCAAATGCTCCAACCATGATGCCAGGAACTGCTGATGAGCCTGATGTATCTTGGGTTCAATCTCTTGTCAAGGATGCACCACCACCTTCCCAACTCGGGCAATTTGGTTTTGAGGATCAGCAGCTGCCGCAGTGCCACCCTAACAATGGAGGTCCAGAGATGCTCCCTGCTTGGGTGGAGCAGCTCTACTTGGAGCAGGAGCAGATGGTGGCTTAG